In the Paenibacillus sp. FSL R7-0337 genome, TCAAAGAATCATCCGGCTTAATTGCTGGCTGGAACATACAAGTTCGCAGGCGGCTCCTTCCCAAGTTAAATGAGGAGATAGCGATATTTGTGAGATCTAAATTAGATGAAACCGAAGTCTATGATTTGGACACATTGTTGAAGACTAAATTGGACAAGGTGTGGAAAAAGGGTTTTAAACACATTAGTGACTCCCTTGAGGAGGGAGATTTATTATCAGACAGCCTTACGGAAATTCAATATATGGCTGCCATTAAAACGTATAAAGCACAGTTTATTGAGGCTTTTACACATGTTATGCAAGTGATCTTATGTAATGCGGTAGAAGAAATAATTGAGAAACATTATGATCTCTGGAATAGATTGGCTTAATGAATAACAGGAGGAATATACAGATGAGGATCAAAACTATGGCAGGCGGTGGGACATTGGTATTAGTAGGCTCTCTGCTGATACCTTTATATACAACGTACGGGGGTATAGGTTATGTAATAGCCGGTATATCATCGGTATTGGTTGCTTATTTTTGCTATTTGGCGGTAGGAATCATAGAAACTCAAAGAGCAGACCTTCAGACGGCAACTCTGCTGACACAGAATGTTGTACAAGACAGCAAGCGGCACCTGACTGAACAGCATAAGAAGTTTGTCAGCTATTCAGATAGTATTCAAGCTAAATTACTGCAAGTCGCGGAGGATATGAGAGCTTTTCAACAAGGCTCCTTGCAGGAAATAGAGAGTGCAAAGAACGAAATGATATCGATCGCTATAGATCAGCAGTTACAAACCAAACTGGTAACCCAACAATTAGGGGAATTCACATCCCAAATTGTGTCTTTGTTCGAGGGTCGTCTAAAAGAAGAGTTCGAATCGATTCAGGCTACCAAAATTATGACCGGGGAGACTTTAACTGCGCTTAGAACAGAAATAGCACAATCAGAAGACCGCCAAGCAATCTATCTAGGTAAACTGGAAAATACATATACGGCTATAGCTGGTCAATTAACGGTTAACCAAAAGAAATGGACTAATCATTTGAAACAGTATATGTCTGAGATGAAGCTGGCTATTGAGGATACACTCGATGATACGAAAACAGTGGTAGTGGATATCATGAAGTCCCAAAGAAAGGATACCCGAGAGGTGCTTGGGGAAATTCAAGACAATCAAGAGGCGATGTTAAATGAACTCTCCGCTCAAGGGAAGCTTCAACAAACTAATCTGGATATCCTTCAAAGATTGCAAGAGGAAATCCTTGATCTAAACCAGCAGGATATGCAGTTGATATCCAAGCTATTGCAGAAGGCATAATATGGATTGGAACACTGAGCCTTCAACCGATCGTTTATGTGAAAAGTCGTCGTTGATTTTGGGATTGTTGCAGACAATAATCCGGAAGTTTTATTATAATCCTCGGAATCAGCATAAAATAAGCTTGCTTAGTCTGCATCCCTCGGATGAGGCCCGGCAGATAGAAGAGGATCTGATCGTCATTGATGAACTCATAACAGGTGTTGAAAGAAATGTAGGCTGCAGTAATTTAAAGAGGGCCCTTCATTTTCTCTGGATACTACAAAATCAGGTCATACAGTCACAAGAGCAATTAGAAAGTTTGGATTTTTTGGAATTAGTAGGTTGAATAAGAAATCTTAGATACATGTGAGCCATTTCTATAATGAGGTCGGAGTGGGATAAGATGAATGTTAGCATGAGTTAATTATAGTTGGCAACGAGTAACGGGATTCCTCTAATAGCTGAACAAAAATAAACGCGCTGAACGATTCAATTATTAATAGAGTTAAAGGCGAACTCCACGACTCTGCTACACTACGCACTCTACACATGTAGAGTGCGCAAACAAATAGCCATTATTAATGGGGACGAACTGGGTACGAAACTCGTCGCCAAGCATTCTATAAGAACTCAATAGATCTTATGACATAAGATAAAACCTATATATAATAAGGTGATTTTGTACTTAATCCTATTATATCGTAGACCATCTCTATCGCTGTCAGCGATGAGGTCAGGGGTTAAATCCCCCTTGGCTCCACCAATTTCATACGGACTCTTAGCTCAGTTGGTAGAGCAGTAGACTCTTAATCTATTTGTCCAGGGTTCGAGCCCCTGAGAGTCCATCACATGAAGAACGGCAGAGATGCCGTTCTTTTGCTGTTTCATGGAATACAGGTGATTAAGTGGGGGAACAGCAAGGGCTTGAGGTCTACTCTCGAACCGCGAAATATGGTTTCCATCGATATCCTTCGGTTCTAAATGTGTCTAAAGGACTGCTACGGACCCCACAGCCCTTATGTTTTCTATTTAGCACAACTAAAGAGGCTAACGGACCCTATCGCGCTTAGTGCCACTTCACCAGCTATATATGTGATGAAATCTAGCAAATAGCTTCATCTGATATGTTCGATAACGCTGCTGTCCTCCGGCCACATCCAGTAACTGTTGTTCGACCAAATGATGCAGAATTCGTCTGGAGTGCCTATCCGTTACCCTGAGATGCTTAGCAAGCTCCAAAGGTGTGAATGCCCTGAGCAGACGTCTTGCGTAACGAAGGGTCTCCGCTTCAAGCCAAGTTAATGTGGAAGAAACATCCGTCGCAATGAATTTGCCGATAAATGACAACACCAACTGCTGACTTTGCTTGGGTTCTTCGATAATCGAAATTGCCGATTGCCGGAAACCATACCTTGCGGAGAAATTCAACTGTTCCGTGGCCTAATCCTTTGCCAAGTAGCTCCTTGCGCCTGTGGTTGCTCTCATTCTTTAGATTGCTAACTAACCATTCCTCGTACTGTTGCTCAAATCGCGGCATCCGTACTCCTCCTCGAACACTCAACTTAGTGTTTATTTTTCCCGCAAAAAAGCCGCCTCAATACTCAACCCCCTCCAAGAATCTAATTTGGAAGGGCAGAGCATTAAAAGCGGCGTGTGCTTCACAACCTATGTTTCTTATTATAGCGCTACAAATCCAGGAATCAATAAGGGGTTTCTTTTTTGGAATCGTGATTGCTTCTGTTATTCTCGGTGAAATATTCGGCGGTATGTGGACGTGTAATCGACAATAAGGAAAAAAGGCATTCTATACTTCATAAGACATAACTACGGTTTGAAAATAAGGCTTAAATCCAAGCTTTGTATAAAGCGCATTGGCTTTGTGGCTTGCTCTCAAGGTTGCTGTATGTACACCTTTGTTATGTAAATCATGGAGGGTTGTGAGGCACAGAGCGCTTGCAGCACCTTGATTTCGATACTGCTGCAGGGTGGATACAAACTCAATGGATGCCTGATTACCGGTCTGCATGGCAGCGGAGGTAGCTATGGGAACACCATCCAGGTAAGCAAGATAAAAAGATAGCTCGCTACGTGAAAGCCAAAATTCGTAATATGCCTGATTCAACATAGGCCAGCCATGCAGCGCCTCATTCACCACATCAATCCATAATGTAAATTCAGACGATGACGTAACCCTGTGTATATGTAGTCGCGGACTAGAATGTGGCCAGTTACGGGGTTGTTGCTAAATCTAACGTCATTGCATATGTTCTGCCAACGCCAGGGTATGCAGATATTGTTCCATTCCCTGAGTGATGCAATTCACATAATAATCGTGATTCATAAATGGCCTCCCCTCTATCTCTTCCCTAAGAGCAGCTTGTTCCGTAAGCGGAGTCCAATGTAATTGAGCAGCACCTGCATCAGCAGGCTGTCTACTTGTGTGCCGGTGCCTTCGTATTGCAGCGACAGGTCAACAATGTTCTCTATACCTTGTAATCTTACGTGAGCTATGCAGGCAGTCCGAGCGCCTTTTTCCTTAGCTCTCTTCAACTGCTGCACCTGATGAAGATTATACTGCGGCATATAGATCAAGCTGATGACGGCCGACTTTTCGTTCACACCGTCAACGGCATTGACTTGATAGTTGGGGTCGATGAACGCTTTGGTCTTTTTGCCCAGGAGCACCAGCTCGACCTGCAGCCGCCAGATCTCGGAATGCAAGGGAATGCCGATGAAAACGATCTCGTCACTGGATTCGATCATGGACAGCAGCGAAGTGATCGCCTGTTCATCCAGTTGGCTGGTGGTTGCCTTAATCTTCTCGGCCAGCAGCTCACCGTAGGCTACCGGATCTATGTCCTCTTCCTTCACTGCAGGATAGTATTTGCCGTCATATTGATATTGCAGAGGCGTCTGCTCATAGATCATCCGGAAGCTTGAGAAGTTGTCATAATACATCTGCCGCATGAAGCGGCTGACCGTAGAGACAGAGATGTGGTTGGACTCAGCGAATTCCTGTATGCTTGAAGTCTGAAGTCGGTTATAGTTCTCCAGCATAGTTTTGGCTACATCAAAGTAAATATCATCCTGATCATAGGTGTTATAGCACTCCAGCAGCGCGAGAATATCTAACATGATGCACAGACTCCCTTTATAGTTTTGCTTCATTATAATCCAAATCCAATTCAGGAGAATCAGCAAAAATCGCCCATACCGGGTAAAGGTAGGGCGATTTTTTAACAATTGTGCAATTCGTTGTCTAATTACTTATGCGAGTACCCCGCAGCATGGATACCGGCCAGCCGGCCGGAGGTATAGGCAAAGCCCAGTGTACCGCCTTCAAAATCAACATAAGCCTGTCCGTACATCCCGCCTGCATCAGCACCGGCGACGTAAAGTCCACGGATGGCCCGGCCGTCCGAATCGGTAGCTTCGATCTTCTCATTGATGCGTACGCCGCCCAGCGTTCCTAGGTTACGTCCGACATACTTAATGGCATAATAAGGACCTTGCTTGAGCGGAACCAGCCGCTTCGTGTCGGAGAAGAACATAGGGTCATTGCCCTGGGCAATGGCTGTATTGTACTGCTTGGCGGATGCGAGGAAGGTATCCTTGTCCACACCGATCTCTTGAGCCAGTACCTCCAGTGAATCTGCTCTGTGAACAACACCGGTATCTTTCATTGAATCCAGCAAAGGGGTGTAGTCCGTAGGTCTATTCTCATCTGCAAGAATAACATCTGTATCATTCGGTTCATTGAATTCCATGTAGAACTGGCGCTTGCCCTTCCATTTGGAGAAGTGGGGTTCGATGGCTGCCAGGCCCTTCTTCTTGATGGTGTTCAGCATGGCGGAGTCCAGAATCAGGAATTCCGTCTCTTTGGGCTGCATGTGAATCTCAGCGCCGTGTACAGCGAAGAGGGTAACCTTAGTCTCATCGGAAAAGCGCTGGCCCAGCGTATTCACTCTCAGGTTCGGGTACTCGCTGAACTTGGTCAGGCTGTACCAATCCTTGTTGATCGGGGCCAGTTTAGCGATCTCTTCCGGCGTAAAGATTTGCGCAAAATACTGGGTCGAGGTCATCCCGTATGGGTCTGCACCAACCTTCCAGGCCATCTGAATGCCGTCACCTGTATTTGTAGCAATCTGTCCCGGAGTGAACTTCTTGCCGAAATATTTCTCCATCATCTCGCTGTTGCCGCCGAAGCCGCCTGTTGCAATGACGACAGCCTTGGCGTTCACTTTGAGCTTGGAGCCATCCTCTTTCTTAGCCAGCACGCCGGTTACTGCACCGTTAGAGTCTGTCAGCAGCTCAGTCACCGGAGTGCTGAAGCGAACCTGTCCCGATTTGGCTTCAAAAGACTTGATCAGCTTGGTGATCGCTACTGTGCCGCCTTCCTGGTATCCGTGCAGCGTGGCAGGCATTCCGATATGCTCAAAGGCAAAGCCGGTACCGGCATCCACCAGGGTCATTTTGGCGCCGTTCGCATTCAGCCAGTCAACGGTTTTCCCTGCTTCATCAATGATGTTGCGGACCAGCAGCGAGTTCATGTAGCCATCGGAGGCTGCCATGTACTGGTCATAGAGCCATTGCTTGCTGACCGTTTGTTTTCTGTCCTTCTGCTGCTGGGAATCGGCTGCGAACATGCCTCCGGCCATAGTGCCGGCTCCCATAGGTGTAGCTGTCTTCTCCAGCAGTACGACGCTGGCTCCGCTGTCTTCGGCGGCAAGCGCCGCAGCTGTACCGGCAGCACCGGCGCCCACTACGGCCACATCAACTGTGATCTCTTCCACTTCCTTGTTCTCAGCAGTGGCTTTGGCCTGCTTCAAGACCGTCAGATCCCCGCCTGCCTGCTTGGCGCAATCCTCTACAGCCTCCAGAATCCCCTTGGTGGTCATAGATGCGCCGGAGACTGCATCGATTGCGAGGCTTTGCTCACTGATGATTTTTTCAGGAACAATCTTTAGCGGCCCTTGGGCAATGCCTTCTGTTTCATTCTGACTTAACACCTTTACGTCTTTAATAGCGTTATCAGTGAATTCTGTCTCAACCTCGATCGGGCCGTTCTTCCCGTTCCCCTTGGCTGTGTATTTCCCCGGCTTGAAGGAGAGTGCAGCGCTTTTATCGGAAGTGCCTGTCCCCGTGGTCTGGCTTGGGCTTGCCGCCGCTGGCTTCTGATCGTTCTCTACCGCTCCTTCGGCTGCCTTGTTCGACGCGTTGTTGCAGCCTACCATCGAGATCAGCAGAATCGTGATCACAACCAGCAGAATCCCTTTGTATCCCCAGTGTTTTTTTTGCATCATGCAGTTACCTCCCTAATGATCTACGAGGAAAAAGTCCTCTGCTTGAAGGTACCATGTAACACATTTCACATGGAGGTCTGACTCAGACCGATTTCAGTCTGATTTAGAAGGGTTAGGCTTGAGTGCCGATTGAATTCAATACAGAGGGAATGGTGCGGTGCGTGAAAGGCCTACTCCGAAGAAGAATTGATCGAGGCAATGACTCACCTCGCTTTTTATACAGGCTGGCCGCGTTCCGCATCGGCGATCCTGGTTGCCAAGGGATTTTTCGGGGAAATGTGAACACAATTGCGCATGTGAGCAAAAGCTCCGTGCGCTTTTTTTAGGTTTAGACATTTTTATTGATAAGAGGTTAGAAAATCACTGTTTTTTCATTTTTTTTAGAGCTATCCCCAATTAGGTCCTGATGAATCGGTTTTTGTCGAGAATTGTTAAGAGTTTGTTTAGAGCTGTCTGCTAGAATGGGCGCATATATGAAAATTTCTACTGCTCTGCAGCGGATGAAAAGTGATGAATGAACAAGGGGGAGCGATACATTGTTTAAGGGTAAGGGATTGAAAAAATATTTCTCGTTGCTACTCGTGATCAGCTTAGTTTGGACCGGGGCCTTTCCGGTATATGCAGGTTCAACAGACAACGGTGAGGCAAGCTGGGAGAATGTTGGTCCGCTGCCAGACAGCAGCAAAGTAAACGGAGTGGCTGTAGGCTCAAATATTTTAGTTACAGTCGGGGAAGGAGGAAGAATTGTTGCCGCAAGCGACCCTTCGACATGGGCAGTTCGTAATTCTGGTGTAACTGTAGATTTGAACGGTATTGTTCATACAGGGACGGATGGCAAATATGTTGCTGTAGGCAATGCTGGAACAGTTTTAGTGTCTACAGATAATGAGGATTGGACTTCCCGGAATACAGGCATCATTAACAACTTGAATGCCATCGCCTACGACGGCAAAGATAAATTAGTCGCAGTCGGCGATGCTGGAAAGATAATTACATCGATCGACGGCGGTAGCAATTGGACTGCATCATCCGTTGCAGGCGTTAATGTTAATCTGAATGGTATTGCCTATGGCAACAACAAGTTTGTTGCAGTGGGTGATAACGGTACAGTTTTAACTTCAGGAAATGGAACGACATGGGTAAAGGTAACGCGCAAAACAACCGATTACTCAAACCTTAACTTGAACGGAATTACCTTTGGCGGCGGGATCTTCGTAGCTGTCGGTGATTCTGGACTTATTGTTACCTCTCCGGAGGGTACTAAAGGCGCAGAGAAGATTCTTGAAGCTAATATAAATCTAAACGGTGTAGCTTTCGGAAACAGCGTGTTTATAGCTGCAGGAGATGGGGGGAAAGTGTTCTCCACTACCGATCTGTGGCGGACATGGAAGCCTGAGACTACAAACGCGACTACTAAGCTTAACGGCATCGTATTTTTCCGAGGTCTTAATCAATTTATTGCAGCGGGTGATTCCGGTGTGATCATTATGTCTTATGTCATTCCCAACATTCCGCGGGTTCTCAGTCTGAATCCAGGGAATGATGAGACAGATGTAGAAATAGATGCAAATCTCGAGATCATGTTTAATCAGCTGGTAGAGGCAGGAACTGAAAATATCCATATTTTTAAAGCTGCAGATCTGTCCTCTCCGGTTGAAACCATCCCGGCTGATGACGCCAGCAGAGTAACATTAGATCCGGACACTAATGCGGTAACGATTAATCCGGGCATCAATTTTGATCCAGGGACGAAATATGCCGTTACAGTTGACGCGAATGCTTTTACTAACGGTGACAGTGGCAATGTAGCGATCGCAGCGGGTGAGTGGAGCTTCACGACTGTTGCTGGATCAGGAGATACGAAAGCTCCGACTGTTACCGGCTACTCTCCTGACCAGGGCGAAGCGGGAGTAGCGACTGATGCCCAACTGACACTAACTTTCGATGAGAATGTAACAACGGATAGCGGTAACATTCTGATTTATGACAGTACAGACGAAGGTAATCTAATGGTAATTCCGGTTAACTCAGAGAATGTTACGGTTAAGGATAAAGTGGTAACCATTGTTCCGTATGAAGATTTTAAATACAGTTCTACGTACTTTGTAAACATCGATGACGGAGCATTCAAAGATCTAGCAGAAAACTCTAACTCCTATACAGGTATCTCGGACAAGGACACCTGGCAGTTCACAACCGCCGAAGCGCCTGATACTACACCGCCGGTGGTGAGCAGTTATTATCCTGCAGATGGAGCGAAGGATGTAGAGATTGGCAACAA is a window encoding:
- a CDS encoding MurR/RpiR family transcriptional regulator, with the protein product MLDILALLECYNTYDQDDIYFDVAKTMLENYNRLQTSSIQEFAESNHISVSTVSRFMRQMYYDNFSSFRMIYEQTPLQYQYDGKYYPAVKEEDIDPVAYGELLAEKIKATTSQLDEQAITSLLSMIESSDEIVFIGIPLHSEIWRLQVELVLLGKKTKAFIDPNYQVNAVDGVNEKSAVISLIYMPQYNLHQVQQLKRAKEKGARTACIAHVRLQGIENIVDLSLQYEGTGTQVDSLLMQVLLNYIGLRLRNKLLLGKR
- a CDS encoding GNAT family N-acetyltransferase, giving the protein MNEALHGWPMLNQAYYEFWLSRSELSFYLAYLDGVPIATSAAMQTGNQASIEFVSTLQQYRNQGAASALCLTTLHDLHNKGVHTATLRASHKANALYTKLGFKPYFQTVVMSYEV
- a CDS encoding FAD-dependent oxidoreductase encodes the protein MMQKKHWGYKGILLVVITILLISMVGCNNASNKAAEGAVENDQKPAAASPSQTTGTGTSDKSAALSFKPGKYTAKGNGKNGPIEVETEFTDNAIKDVKVLSQNETEGIAQGPLKIVPEKIISEQSLAIDAVSGASMTTKGILEAVEDCAKQAGGDLTVLKQAKATAENKEVEEITVDVAVVGAGAAGTAAALAAEDSGASVVLLEKTATPMGAGTMAGGMFAADSQQQKDRKQTVSKQWLYDQYMAASDGYMNSLLVRNIIDEAGKTVDWLNANGAKMTLVDAGTGFAFEHIGMPATLHGYQEGGTVAITKLIKSFEAKSGQVRFSTPVTELLTDSNGAVTGVLAKKEDGSKLKVNAKAVVIATGGFGGNSEMMEKYFGKKFTPGQIATNTGDGIQMAWKVGADPYGMTSTQYFAQIFTPEEIAKLAPINKDWYSLTKFSEYPNLRVNTLGQRFSDETKVTLFAVHGAEIHMQPKETEFLILDSAMLNTIKKKGLAAIEPHFSKWKGKRQFYMEFNEPNDTDVILADENRPTDYTPLLDSMKDTGVVHRADSLEVLAQEIGVDKDTFLASAKQYNTAIAQGNDPMFFSDTKRLVPLKQGPYYAIKYVGRNLGTLGGVRINEKIEATDSDGRAIRGLYVAGADAGGMYGQAYVDFEGGTLGFAYTSGRLAGIHAAGYSHK